The Ignavibacteriota bacterium genome contains the following window.
ATGTGAATCCATTATGATAGAGATTATACTTCAAAACTTTGCAGGAGAAGTAGCATTAATGCCTATTCGAGGTATTCAATTCTTTTCCCAAGTAGAATGGGGCGATCCTTATGATGCCAACATAATTATTCATAATCTTGAAGCAGAATCAAGTTTTCGACTTTCTCCTATCACTCGAAACACCCACTTAGGAACTATTAAACGGCTTGGATATAAATTTGAAGCGACTTTATACATACCTTACAACAAACTTTATGACAATAACCTTGATTTTATTCTTGAAGAAGTTTTAAAAGGTAGATATTCAATAAGTTTAATCCTTGGAACATCGAGGGGTTGGACTGAAAACGGTTACACACCACCAAGAGCAATCAATTCAACTTACGGAACACGTATGAGTATATCGAGTTTTTCAATGAATCATTCAATTGAAATAGAATCAGTTGAATATAGACCAAGAGTTGTGTTGAGACTTTTTGGTTTTGTAAAAAGACTTTCAGAAATAGTATTTTAAAAGGAACAATTAAAATGTTAGAAGAACAACACAATCCAATTGAATCTAAAGTGTTTATTCACAAAGATAAAACATATAAATATGACTTTAATATCTTGACTGTTGAGCAAGCAGAACTTGCCCGTGAAGCAGGCGAATTCAAATATAATCAACTCCAGAACGAACCTGAAAACTTTAGGCAGGTAATCAAATCAAGAGGAGCAGAATGGCTTTCTATTGTTTTAAGCTATCTCTTGCGTGAAGTCAAAAATGATATTCTCCAACCATTTAATAAAGACAAAGCGGAATCGGAAGTCGAGGCATTTATAAAGAACCTACCTATTTCATACTTGAATGATTTGAGGGAGTGTGCAACGGATTTTTTTTCAGGTATCGGGAAGAAACCTCTTATCTTGGCGAACTTGCAAGGCGAAAAGAAGCGCAGCGGAATAGAAATGTTATTACCGATTTTGCAGAAGACTATGCAAGGGAACTTGAATCAAGACGCTTAATCGAAGAACAAGAGAAAATTGAAAACTGCTATAAAGTGGGTGAACTTAGCAAAAGGTTAGGAATAGCACTGGTAAATATTTGGTATGTACCTGTTCTTGCAAATAATGACATTACCAAGTACCCAACAGTTCGCCAATCTTTACTGTCAGATGCAATCAAAACTCTTGAAATTATGATTAATACAAGATAGCGTATATTAACGTTAGCCAAATTATAAGAATTTTGGCTTTAGTTAATGATCTGCTTATTTAATACTACTTTGAGCATCCGAATTCTCTATTACTTAAAACAAAAGTGTTGACAAAACGTTAATTATTTTGAATGTTTGTAAACATTTTTGTTGACAGTAAGAAAAAATTTTAGTATTTTTGTCAACATTGAAATGGAGAATTGTATGGAAAATGTTTTTGCAAAGAAGTTAAAATCAGCAAGGTTGCTTTCTGGCTTATCATTAAGAAAACTTGCTGAAAAGATGTCTATTGATTTATCAGCTCAAGCTCTTAATTTGTATGAAAAGGGCGAAAGAAAACCTGATAGTTCAATTATTATTGCATTGTCGGAAGCTTTACAAGTTCCGATTGATTATTTTTTCAGAGATTCAAATATCAAATTAGGAAATATTGAGTTTAGAAAGAAATCTAAACTTGGAAAAAAAGATATTCAACAAATAAAAGAATTTGTTATTGATTACCTTGAACGCTATATTGAAATTGAAAGAATATTAAATGTAAGATACGAATTCACTAATCCATTAGAAAAGATAGTAATTAATTCAATAGAGGACATAGAGACTGCAAGCCAAGAATTAAGAAAAAATTGGGAAATTGGAATGAATCCGGTCTCAAACATTATTGAAATGCTTGAAGATAAGGGTGTGAAGATAGTTGAGATTGACGCAGATCAGAGCTTTGACGGTCTTGCTACTTGGGTTGAGAATTTTCCAGTTATAGTTGTAAATCAAAATATTGACATAGTAAGAAAGAGATTTACTGTGATTCACGAGTTAGCACACTTACTACTGTCATTTCACGAAAATTTAAACGATAAATCCATTGAGAAATTATGTCATAACTTTGCTGGTGCATTTCTCTTACCTGAAGCATCATTGAAGAATTTTCTTGGAGCCAAGCGAAGTCATATTTCAATTCAGGAATTGATTGAAATTAAAGAATATTTTGGAATCTCAATTCAAGCAGTTATATATCGCTTATTCAATCTAAATATTATTTCTGAAGCTACTTTAAAAGGTTTCTTTATTAGACTTAATAAAGAAAAGCAAAGAAATGAAGCGAATTTTGGAAAATATGTTGGAGAAGAATCAAGTAGCAGATTTGAGAGATTAGTTCTTAAAGCTGCAAGCGAGGAAATTATTACTTTCAGTAAAGCTTCTCAACTTATGAAACAGAACCTTGAAGAATTTAGGCGAGGTTTTGAAGTATTCTAATGAAAGTAGCCATAAAAGATGCAAATATTATTTTCGACCTTTATGAAATGGATTTATTGGAGAGTTGTTTAGGTCTTGACTTTGACTTCATCACAAGTGATTTTGTCAATAGCGAAATAAAAACTGAAACTATTAAATTGATAATAAATGAATATAAATTAAAAAAAATAATTTCCATTGAATCATTAGATGCAGAGCAATTAACGGAGGCATTTCAGATAAATTTAGAACAACCCGGTTTGTCTATACCAGATTGTTCGGTTATTATATTGGCACAAAAGCACAACGCAATTATTCTGTCCGGAGATAAAGCTTTAAGGAATAAAGCAAAACAGTCAGGCATTGAATATCACGGAATTCTTTGGATATTAGATACTTTGATTGAGTATAATAGAATCTCCAAAGATACTGCTTTTACTAAGCTTAAAGAATTAATGAAGACGAATAAAAGACTTCCTGTTTCAGAATGTAATAAAAGGTTTGAGAACTGGTCAAACAAATAACCTCATATTTACATTATCCTGCACCTAATACATACATTCAATACCTGTACTCATTACTTGTAATCTTTCGAGCCAATTGCTTTATTTTGTAATTTTTAAATATTGCAATAGGTTTGCTTGTGGCAAAGAATTTTCAAGTAGTGCTTGACTTTCTGGTTAATCTAAAATCTGATAAATCCCAAGTTGAGAGATTAGCAAAAGAAGTTGAAACTATTCTAAGTAAGGTAAGTCCGGATTTGGATTTCGATAGTACTGAATTCAAGCATGGTATTAAGCAAGTAGTTCAATTTCTTATGGAAACAGAAGAAGGAGCTAAAGATTTGGAGAAAGTTCTTTCAGCATTAGAAATTGATTTAGACACAGAAGAAGCAAAGAAAGCTCTTAGTGATATAGAATCAATACTCACAGATATTGATAAAACAGACCTGTCCGAAATCGAGAAAACTCTAAACGAATTGCAGCAAGGAAACCTTGACGAAAACATCCAAAATCTTGACAAGGCACTTAAAGAAATGGATGCAACTAAGTTTGACAAAGAAGTTGAAAAACTTGCCGAATCTTTCCAAAGAGCACGCCAAGAAACAGAACAATTAGTTGCAAAACAAAAGTTAGCACTCCAAGCATTGAAAGCAAGTGGAAACGAAGGAAGTGAGGCATATAATAAACTTCAAAAAGAAATTTCCGAAGCCGAAGCAAAGTTGATACAGTTAGATTCAACATCAAAAAATACCAAAACCATTGGCGATAGAATGGCAACCTTCGGGATGGCAGTTCAAGGAATCGAACAATTGACATCAACATTAAATTCATTTCAAGAACCTTTTATAGAATTAGACAAACAAGTTAGAAACATAGGCACATTAGGAGTCAAAAACTTTCAGGAATTTGCTTCTGCTGCCACAAATCTATCAACAACCGTTCCTGATTCTGCGGGTGAAATCGCTCAAGGTGTTTATGATGCAATTTCCGCAGGAACAATTAAAGTAAAAGATGGCTTTGCAGATGTTACAGAAGGTATGGTATTTGTTGAAACCGCTTCAAAACTTGCTACAGCAGGACTAACATCTACACAAGATGCGGTGAATGGTCTAACATCAGTAATGAATGCTTATGGAATTGAAGCAGGACGATCAAGTGAAGTAGCTGATATTTTCTTTGGTGCGGTAAATGTTGGAAAAACAACAATTCCAGAACTTAATGCCTCCCTTGCTAACGTGATACCAACAGCTGCCGCATTTGAAGTAGAATTCAAACAAGTAGCAGCTGCAATTGCTACAATGACAAAACAAGGAACGCCAACTGCCCAAGCGACTACTCAAATTAGAGCGGCACTAACAGAACTTGCCAAACCAGGTGCTACATTAGCTCCAATTATGCAGAAAGCGGGTGTTTCATTGGATTCTTTAAAGAAGGATGGACTTCAAGAATCAATGAAAAAGATTGGAAGTGCAATTGAAGATGCAGGTAAGTCAGCCACACAGATATTTTCATCTGTTGAAGCTGCGGGTGCAGTGATGTTATTATCTGGTAAAAATGCTCAAATGGCTGCCGATGATTACATTGCAGTTGCAAATTCTATTGGCACAACAGAGGAAGCATTCAAAGTGGCTTCTGAAGGAATTGGAGTAAAAACAAAAATTATGCTTAACTCGATTCAAGCAGGTTTTAACAATTTAATGGAAACAATTGGTAGCACAGGACAAACGGTACTGTCAGCTTCTACTCAGTTAGCTCCATTGATAACTTCTTTTGCAGGACTTGGACAAATCATCCCATTAGATAAAATCAAGGGACAAATATCAGGTATATCATCAGGATTCACAAGTTTAATTAAAAATGCAGAAAGCACAGGTGGAGTAATAAAAGGTTTAAGCTCGAAAATGCAAGAAAGTGGCGGGATTTTAGCCAAGTTGGGACAGGCAATAGCAAATCCTTGGGTTTTAGGAATTGGGGCGGCTGTAGCTGGACTTACTTTGTATCTGACAAAAACAGAAAAGGGCAAGCAAATACTTGAACGTTGGGGCGATTCGTCAAAAGAACTTTGGAATAAAGCTCAACCAGTTATTGATTCTTTTCTTGATGCAGGAGAAGAATTTATCAATTACTTAATCAAAATAGGCGAATTTGTTTTTGAGATGCTTATTACCCCGATAGAAATAGCTATATCATTTGTTTCCGAAATAGTCAATGTCATTCTTGACTTAGTTGGTGTATCCAATGAATCTTCAAATGCATTTCAAAATTTTGGAGAAGTTTTGAAGCTAATCGGTAAATATTTTGAGATGACAGCCAAAGGAGTTCAAGTGTTGATATATTCAGTTAGAATAGCTAAGGATTTTGTGTTGGGCTTTATTGAATCAATACCTGAATTGTTTTCTGTCTTAATGGACTATGCTAAGTATTATCTTAATCCTGTGAATTGGATAAGCGGAGACGATGAATATGAAAAAGTGCTTTCAAACCGACTTACTAATGCAGTTTCCGGTGCAATGAATAAGGCAAAGAACACTATAGCAGAATCCAAACTTGACTTTGCTATTCAGAATGCAATGACAATCAAAGAAGAAATCGACAAAAACAAAAAAATAGATGAACTTGTAAAGAAGTTTGATAGTGCCAAGTCAGAAATCGAAAAGAAAAGTATAGCTGAAGAAATTGCAAAGCAAGTACCCGGTGCTGTGAATGGTTATAAGCAACTTATTGATGAAAATGGAAAAGTGGTTCAAGCTATTGATTTGAATATTGAAAAAGTAAAAGAATTCACAAAGGCGAATGAAGAATCTTATTCAAGTAAATTGAAATCAGAACAGAATACATTCACAGAAGGATTGAAAGAAAAAGCAGACTTATATCAAAATCTGTCCGAACAAGCAGAAACGCTTGCCAATAAGATTGTTGAAGGTTCAAAGAAGGGAGAAGATATTTCTGAAATCAAAACAAAGTATCAAAAAGTAACGGAAGAGCTTAAATCCCAAACCGAAGAGATGTCAAAGACACTTGCCGAAGGTTCAAAAATCGGGATTGAATTTGATAAGGTTGAACTGCCAAGCGAAGTAGAAGAACAATTCAATGTGCAATTAATTGAACTACGGAACAAGGTTAAAGATACTAAATTTGGAGAAGTAGTAACTGAAATGATTAGTATTCAAAAGGATCTTGACGAGCAGGATAATATTGGTAAATTAGTTGAAAAGTTCTCCAAAGCAAAGACGGACATTGAAAAAGCATCAATCGCTGAACAAATTAAACGAACAGCACCCGAAGCAGTAAAAGAAATTGGTGTAATCCAAGACAAAGAAGGCAAACTGATTAAGCAATATGACATTCAAAACGAGAAGATTCTTGAAGTATCGGAGAAGATGAAACAAAGGTATTCGAGTGAACTTCAATCTAAACAAGAAGCATATCTTGGCAACTTAATGAAAGAAGAAGATGCTTATAAATCCGGGCAGACTAAACTCAAAGAACTTCAAGATGAAATCAATAAGAGTAAAGCAAAGGGTCTTGATACTAAAGAACTTGAAAAGAGTTACGATGCAATTCAACAAAAGATGAATGCTCAAAAGGATGGCATTATTGATTGGGCAGGAAAAGCTATTCAAGGTGGAATTGATGTCAATAGAGTATATGAGCAAATAGCAAAGTCATTCGGCGTCAGTGTTGAAGAAGCAAAGAACCTTGTAAATGTTCAAAAAGAAAGCAAAACAGTTGGAGATTCGCAAGTAAAGGTTATTGATAAATTGGCAGAAGCTTGGTCTGCGGCAACTTCCGAGATAGATAATAATATTAAAAAGCAACTAAGTGCTATTAATGAAATGTCGAAACAGCTTAAAAATAAGGCTTTGAGCAAAGAAGAGCAGAAAGAATTACAAGAGCAATACAATTCAGAACTGAAAAGTTTAAAAGAAAATGTAAAAGAAAAGAAGAACCTCGACCGTATTGATGAAACCAATCAAATTAGAGCAGGGCTTAAAACTAAAGAAGGTAAGTCTGCTTTTGAATTGGCAAAACAAGAATCAGAACTGAAAAATAAGAATTTGGAGATTGATCAGAAGAATTATGAGTATGTCCAGAAACAAAGTTTGATTCAAGAAAACCGTAAAGCAGATTCTTATGATGAACTTCTTATCAATCAAAAGCAATTGGAAACAATTAAAAACCAAAGAATAGCTTGGATTGAAGCACTAAAAGCCAAGAAATTGATTAGCGAAGTAACAAATGAAGGCGAAATCATTTTCAATTCAAAAGTGAAAGAAGCAGATAAAACAGAGATTAAATCTATCATTCAGGATTTTAATATTAAGGTTCAAGAAGAGCAATCTAAGATACTTGAACTAAAAGTTAAGCTAAAAGCTGATGATATAGCTCTTAAAGACAAACTAAGCGACCTTGAGAAAAAGAAAATTGAATGGGAGATTTCAATAGGTATTAAGGAAGAAACAGCACTTGAGACTTACATTGATGAATACAGAAATAAGCTTTCGATAACAAGAAATGAAATCGAAACCAACAATGATGTCATTGTAAAATTGAATCAGGATTTGGAGAATGAATTAAGCAGAGTGTCTGGAGAAAATTCTGTACAAGAAACTGAGAGAATTAGGATTAGGTATGAATTGAAAATCAAAGAAGCAAAAGAGAAGAACCTTGAGCTTATTCAGAATGAATTAGACACCCAACAGAAGATAATAGATATTGAAGATAAAATCTATAAATCGAGGGTAGATTCCATTAAGAGAAGTGAAGATGAAAAGCTTTCTGAAATTGAGAACAGATTTAAAAGAGAATCCGAAATTTTGAATAAGTTCAACGAAATCTATAATAGGGCAACTGATAAAAGTCTAAGTGAAGATAAGGATTCCGAACTAAAAAAGATTGAAGACACCGAGAAAGCTAAACTTGCAGAACTTGAAAAGTGGCGTGATATGAATTCAATTAGTTCAGAAGTCTTTGAGAAGAAGAAAGCAGAAATCGAGGAGAACGGTAGAAAAGAGCGTGAGAAGAAAGAAGAAGAATTCCGAAGGAAGCAATTGCGAGCAGATTCTCAAAGGCAGGGTCTTGAATTAGAATTGCAAAGGCGTAAAGATAATGAAACTTTGAGTATTCAGAAAGATGCTTTAAAGAAGCAACTTGAACTACTGGAAGAAAAGGCAAACAAGTTTGATTTATTTGGCAGACCGATTTTTGATAGTCAAAAGGAACAAGAAGAATATGATGCACTTTCCAAAAAACTACTTGAAACAGAGAAATTGATTTCCGAACGTGGTGATTCGCTTGGATTACTTGTAACAGAGCTTCAAACAACAGTTACCGATA
Protein-coding sequences here:
- a CDS encoding ImmA/IrrE family metallo-endopeptidase; this translates as MENVFAKKLKSARLLSGLSLRKLAEKMSIDLSAQALNLYEKGERKPDSSIIIALSEALQVPIDYFFRDSNIKLGNIEFRKKSKLGKKDIQQIKEFVIDYLERYIEIERILNVRYEFTNPLEKIVINSIEDIETASQELRKNWEIGMNPVSNIIEMLEDKGVKIVEIDADQSFDGLATWVENFPVIVVNQNIDIVRKRFTVIHELAHLLLSFHENLNDKSIEKLCHNFAGAFLLPEASLKNFLGAKRSHISIQELIEIKEYFGISIQAVIYRLFNLNIISEATLKGFFIRLNKEKQRNEANFGKYVGEESSSRFERLVLKAASEEIITFSKASQLMKQNLEEFRRGFEVF
- a CDS encoding phage tail tape measure protein, with product MAKNFQVVLDFLVNLKSDKSQVERLAKEVETILSKVSPDLDFDSTEFKHGIKQVVQFLMETEEGAKDLEKVLSALEIDLDTEEAKKALSDIESILTDIDKTDLSEIEKTLNELQQGNLDENIQNLDKALKEMDATKFDKEVEKLAESFQRARQETEQLVAKQKLALQALKASGNEGSEAYNKLQKEISEAEAKLIQLDSTSKNTKTIGDRMATFGMAVQGIEQLTSTLNSFQEPFIELDKQVRNIGTLGVKNFQEFASAATNLSTTVPDSAGEIAQGVYDAISAGTIKVKDGFADVTEGMVFVETASKLATAGLTSTQDAVNGLTSVMNAYGIEAGRSSEVADIFFGAVNVGKTTIPELNASLANVIPTAAAFEVEFKQVAAAIATMTKQGTPTAQATTQIRAALTELAKPGATLAPIMQKAGVSLDSLKKDGLQESMKKIGSAIEDAGKSATQIFSSVEAAGAVMLLSGKNAQMAADDYIAVANSIGTTEEAFKVASEGIGVKTKIMLNSIQAGFNNLMETIGSTGQTVLSASTQLAPLITSFAGLGQIIPLDKIKGQISGISSGFTSLIKNAESTGGVIKGLSSKMQESGGILAKLGQAIANPWVLGIGAAVAGLTLYLTKTEKGKQILERWGDSSKELWNKAQPVIDSFLDAGEEFINYLIKIGEFVFEMLITPIEIAISFVSEIVNVILDLVGVSNESSNAFQNFGEVLKLIGKYFEMTAKGVQVLIYSVRIAKDFVLGFIESIPELFSVLMDYAKYYLNPVNWISGDDEYEKVLSNRLTNAVSGAMNKAKNTIAESKLDFAIQNAMTIKEEIDKNKKIDELVKKFDSAKSEIEKKSIAEEIAKQVPGAVNGYKQLIDENGKVVQAIDLNIEKVKEFTKANEESYSSKLKSEQNTFTEGLKEKADLYQNLSEQAETLANKIVEGSKKGEDISEIKTKYQKVTEELKSQTEEMSKTLAEGSKIGIEFDKVELPSEVEEQFNVQLIELRNKVKDTKFGEVVTEMISIQKDLDEQDNIGKLVEKFSKAKTDIEKASIAEQIKRTAPEAVKEIGVIQDKEGKLIKQYDIQNEKILEVSEKMKQRYSSELQSKQEAYLGNLMKEEDAYKSGQTKLKELQDEINKSKAKGLDTKELEKSYDAIQQKMNAQKDGIIDWAGKAIQGGIDVNRVYEQIAKSFGVSVEEAKNLVNVQKESKTVGDSQVKVIDKLAEAWSAATSEIDNNIKKQLSAINEMSKQLKNKALSKEEQKELQEQYNSELKSLKENVKEKKNLDRIDETNQIRAGLKTKEGKSAFELAKQESELKNKNLEIDQKNYEYVQKQSLIQENRKADSYDELLINQKQLETIKNQRIAWIEALKAKKLISEVTNEGEIIFNSKVKEADKTEIKSIIQDFNIKVQEEQSKILELKVKLKADDIALKDKLSDLEKKKIEWEISIGIKEETALETYIDEYRNKLSITRNEIETNNDVIVKLNQDLENELSRVSGENSVQETERIRIRYELKIKEAKEKNLELIQNELDTQQKIIDIEDKIYKSRVDSIKRSEDEKLSEIENRFKRESEILNKFNEIYNRATDKSLSEDKDSELKKIEDTEKAKLAELEKWRDMNSISSEVFEKKKAEIEENGRKEREKKEEEFRRKQLRADSQRQGLELELQRRKDNETLSIQKDALKKQLELLEEKANKFDLFGRPIFDSQKEQEEYDALSKKLLETEKLISERGDSLGLLVTELQTTVTDSLSNLFAGDPEAAADSWRKFFSQLAGMLQAKASAFILDLVLSPGTMQYISALPFPANVVAIPVITTAINAAVKAITDPIISTILSFSTGGRIDQPTMAIIGDGSRLGGRNREWIFNDSQLIATVQMAGANSNSMLIAKLDRVEKLLASQELKTTLRGNDIDIALRRTNIHNLSRKK